In Panacibacter microcysteis, the genomic stretch GTGATGCCCATTGTGATGCAGATGAAAGGATTGCGACGCAAGGGACGATGCCATGAAATACAACAGCCGGTATCATAATTTTTGTATTGAAAGAACTTTACAACCCGTAACGCTTTTGGGGCTGTGTAAGATGCCCGGAGATTTACAGGTTCTTTTTCTTCATTTCATCCACGATATACTCGCTTGTACGCATAGAAAGCGCAAGGATCGTCCAGGTAATATTTTTATCTGCCTGGGAAACGAACTGACCACCATCTACGCAGAATACATTTTTGCAATCGTGCGCCTGCGCCCATTTGTTCAAGGCAGACTTACGCGGATCACTGCCCATGCGAACGGTGCCGGCTTCATGAATAATATTGCCCGGTGCATGTAAACCATAATTGTTTTCCGGGCCATCATCTCCACCCCATGTTATAACAGCACCCATGGAGTGCAGTATTTCTGTAAAGGTTTCTTTCATGTGTTTAGCCTGCTTGATCTCGTACTCAGACGGCTTAACATTGAAACGCAGAACAGGAATACCGTATTTATCCACCACGTTCGGATCTATCTCGCAAAGGTTATGTTCAAAAGCAATGGCCTCTCCCCTGCCTGCCATGCCCACATGCGACCCGAAGAAGAAACGGTAATCTTCTTTAAGTGAAGCGCCGTAACCACCGGCCTCTTTTTGTTTACCCTTTACTTTATAGGTACCATTAAGGTTTTCTATACCCCATTGGAAACCATACACAGGCTGCCCAAAACCTCCGCCGTATTCAATATGGTAGCCGCGTGGGAAATCAAGTTTTTTATTGTCGAGCCACCATGGTGTATAAACGTGCATGCCACCTACCCCATCTTCGTTGTAGCGTTTGCGGTCAAAGAGTTCAGGGATGATACCACCCATATCGGCACCGGTAGAATCGTGCAGGTATTTACCTACCACACCACTGCTGTTGGCAAGCCCGTTCTGGTGACGGGCAGATTTGGAATTCAATAATAAACGGGCACTTTCGCAGGCACTGGCTGCAAGAATAACTGTTCTTCCTTCTATCTGGTACTCCTGCATATCCAGTGTATTTACATAAGATACACCAGTGGCCAGGCCATCTTTATTGGTCATTACTTCACGCACCATTGCGTGGGGTAATACATCGAGGTTGCCGGTTTTTAAAGCCGGGATAACCAATGCTGAAGAAGAAGAGAAATCTGCATAGGCTTTACAGCTTCTGCCACACTGTGCACAGAAGAAGCATTCGCCACGTTCATTGTTGATCTTCTTTGTCAGTATGGAAAGGCGTGAAGGAATAACAGGAACACCGATGTTACCTGCTGCCTTTTTAATGAAGAGTTCATGCAAACGGGGTTTTGGCGGCGGCAGGAAAAAACCATCGGGATCATTTTCCAACCCTTCATTGGTGCCAAATACACCGAGCATTTTATCGATCTTGTCGTAATAAGGTTTTACATCGTCGTAACTGATTGGCCAGTCATCTCCAAGGCCGTCAATACTTTTGCGTTTGAAATCTTTAGGACCAAACCGCAGCGAAATTCTGCCCCAGTGGTTGGTACGGCCGCCCAACATTCTTGCACGCCACCATTCCCATTGGGTACCTTCTGCGTGGGTGTATGGCTCGCCATCAATTTCCCATCCCCAGTAGCATCCGTCAAAATCACCAAACGGGCGAAACTTTGTACTTGCACCACGGCGGGGAGATTCCCACGGGTTTCTTAACTGGTTAGAGTCTTTTGCAGGGTCGTACATAGGACCCGCCTCGAGCAAACATACTTTCAAACCTGCATTGGCCAATACATACGCTGCCATACCACCGCCGGCCCCAGAGCCTACGATGAGTGCATCATACTTCTTCGCCTCTTTTTTTACCGAAATGCCCATAATTGAATTACAATTGGAGGTTATTAATATACTTGTTTTTGTTAGCCAGCTTTAGC encodes the following:
- a CDS encoding GMC family oxidoreductase — translated: MGISVKKEAKKYDALIVGSGAGGGMAAYVLANAGLKVCLLEAGPMYDPAKDSNQLRNPWESPRRGASTKFRPFGDFDGCYWGWEIDGEPYTHAEGTQWEWWRARMLGGRTNHWGRISLRFGPKDFKRKSIDGLGDDWPISYDDVKPYYDKIDKMLGVFGTNEGLENDPDGFFLPPPKPRLHELFIKKAAGNIGVPVIPSRLSILTKKINNERGECFFCAQCGRSCKAYADFSSSSALVIPALKTGNLDVLPHAMVREVMTNKDGLATGVSYVNTLDMQEYQIEGRTVILAASACESARLLLNSKSARHQNGLANSSGVVGKYLHDSTGADMGGIIPELFDRKRYNEDGVGGMHVYTPWWLDNKKLDFPRGYHIEYGGGFGQPVYGFQWGIENLNGTYKVKGKQKEAGGYGASLKEDYRFFFGSHVGMAGRGEAIAFEHNLCEIDPNVVDKYGIPVLRFNVKPSEYEIKQAKHMKETFTEILHSMGAVITWGGDDGPENNYGLHAPGNIIHEAGTVRMGSDPRKSALNKWAQAHDCKNVFCVDGGQFVSQADKNITWTILALSMRTSEYIVDEMKKKNL